The genomic DNA ACGCTGTAACGTAACGAACCGTCTACCACTTGATGAAATTGTTAAACATATACCAGGAAACGGTCGCTTCTTATACAGCGCTTTTTCTCTTTTTAATAATGAAGATATTATTACATTCTTCGAAAATCTTGGTGTTAAATTGAAAGAAGAAGACCACGGTCGCATGTTCCCCGTGTCAAACAAAGCGCAATCTGTTGTAGATGCACTTTTAACACGATTAAAAGACTTAGGTGTAAAAATCCGTACAAATACGCCTGTTGAAACGATTGAATATGAAAATGGTCAAACGAAGGCAGTTGTACTGCTAACAGGCGAAGTGTTAGAAACAAATCATGTCGTTATCGCTGTTGGCGGAAAATCCGTTCCTCAAACTGGTTCCACTGGAGACGGATACGCTTGGGCTGAAAAAGCAGGTCATACAATTACAGAATTATTCCCAACAGAAGTACCTATCCTGTCAAACGAGCCGTTTATACGTGATCGCTCATTACAAGGTCTTGCTTTACGTGATATAAACTTAAGCGTATTAAACCCGAAAGGAAAAGCTATCATTTCTCACAAAATGGACATGCTCTTCACTCATTTCGGCCTATCTGGTCCTGCTGCTCTTCGCTGTAGTCAATTCGTCGTGAAAGCACTGAAAAAGTTTAAAACGAACACAATACAAATGAGTATTGATGCATTGCCAGAGGAAAATAGTGAGCAACTATTTCAGCGCATGCTGAAACAAATGAAAGAAGATCCGAAAAAAGGAATTAAAAACGTTTTAAAAGGTTATGTCCCTGAACGTTACTTCCTATTCTTATTAGAAAAAAATGAAATTGACGGTAGTGAACAAGCTGGACAAGTTTCTCACGAAAAGATTCGTGCACTTGTGAAAGACTTTAAAGAGTTTACTGTGAATGTAAATGGTACGCAATCAATTGAAAAAGCATTCGTTACTGGCGGAGGTGTATCCGTGAAAGAAATTAATCCGAAAGAAATGTCTTCTAAATTCACGAACGGCTTATATTTCTGTGGAGAAGTTCTTGATATTCACGGTTATACTGGTGGTTATAATATTACATCAGCCCTCGTTACTGGTAGAATTGCTGGAACGACAGCTGGAGAAAACGCGAAAATGCAATATTAAAAAAGAAACAGGGATTCCTGTTTCTTTTTTTAATATTGCCATGAAATCATTATCGGCGATTTCTCAAATATATCGACTTACCGACAAGAAGCGACAAACATCTGCTCCATGTAACTTTCCATTGCTTTTTTGTTGCTTTATATACCTTAGTACCTTTATATTTTATATTGTTGAATATTTAAAAAAGGGTAAGGGGAAAACAAATGAGAAAAAAAGTCATGATGTCTTTAATGTTAATGACGTTTCTTTCTGCGGTAGAAGGAACGATTGTTAGTACAGCAATCCCTCGTATAACGAGTGATTTGTCAGGCGTCGAACTTGTTAGTTGGGTATATGCAATTTATATGCTTGCAACAGCTGTTTCGACTCCAATATACGGAAAGCTCGCTGATTTATTCGGCCGTAAAAAAGTTTTACTGATCGGAGCTACAATCTTTTTAGTCGGTTCTGCACTTTGCGGAGTCGTTACATCGATGGAACAATTAATTTTCTTCCGCGCTCTTCAAGGTATCGGTGCTGGTGCTGTTATGCCAATCACAATGACGATAATTGGAGACTTATATAGCGAAGCGAAAGACCGCGCGAAAGCACAAGGTTGGATGAGTGCCGTTTGGGGTGTATCCGGTGTTATCGGACCGTTAGTAGGTGGATTTTTAGTTGATTCCCTTTCTTGGCGCTATATTTTCTTCTTAAACGTTCCATTTGGAATTATCGCTTGCTTAATGATTGCAATTTACTACAAAGAATCTATTAAGCCCGCTAAACACCATATCGATTATCTTGGTGCAACAGTTTTTTCATTAAGTACAATCGCTCTACTATATGCATTATTAACAGGTAGCAGTAAGCAAAACTGGGGAGACATGACAATTATCGGCCTATTAATCTTTGCCGCTATTTCATTCATTATTTTCTTGTTCATCGAGAAAAAATCTCCGGAACCATTAATTCCTTTAACACTTTTCTCTAACCGTACATTATCTACGATAAATATATTAACTCTTATTGCTGGCGCAATGATTATTAGTATTACAATGTACCTACCAATCTGGAGCCAAGGTGTATTAGGAAAAAACGCTACAGAAGCTGGACTTATTTTAATGCCAATCCCTGTTATGTGGACATTTGGCGCTATTTTCTCTGGTAACTTAGTAGGCAAATTAAAAACGAAACAAATCATTTTACTTGGGGCTAGCATTTTATCAGTCGCTACGTTCTTATTATTTACACTATCAACCAATTCACCATCGTTCCTTATTTATGTAGCAGTTGGATTATTCGGCTTAGGAATGGGGCTTGTGACACCGATTTATATGGTAACAATTCAAGCAGCAGTCCCAGCTCATACACGCGGAACAGCTGTTGGTTTAAACACATTTATTAATACATTTAGTCAAACGTTAGGTGCTGCAATATTCGGTACAATCTTCAATACGATGATTCACGCACGTGGTATTAAAAATCTTGATCTTGTATCTGGTGGACATGGCGGTACTACAGCAAACGTAGTAACCGAATCACAATCCGCATTAGCATCAAGCGTACACGTCATTTATATGAGCACTTTCGTATTAGCAGTATGTACATTAATTATCGCTTGGATTTTATTAAAGCCAGCTACACAAACAAGTGAGCAACAATAAAAAGGATGACCATTTTGGTCATCCTTTTTACATAACATCTACTCTTCATTCTCCACAATATGTTTCAGCATGGATAATTTATTATCCCAAAAACGCTCATAATACGAGAGCCACTGTTGTAATTCTTCTAATGGTTCTGGATGCAAACGATATATCTTCTCTCTTCCGCTTTTTCTTCCACTTACTAAATTCGCTTCCGAAAGAATATGAAGGTGCTTTACAACCGCAGTACGACTCATCGGGAAATGATCCGTTATTTTGGAAATCGGTAACTCTTTGTCACTTAATAACCGTATTACTTCTCGGCGGGTTGGATCAGCAATTGCTTGAAATACATCATATTTCGCTGCTGA from Bacillus cereus G9842 includes the following:
- a CDS encoding MDR family MFS transporter; its protein translation is MRKKVMMSLMLMTFLSAVEGTIVSTAIPRITSDLSGVELVSWVYAIYMLATAVSTPIYGKLADLFGRKKVLLIGATIFLVGSALCGVVTSMEQLIFFRALQGIGAGAVMPITMTIIGDLYSEAKDRAKAQGWMSAVWGVSGVIGPLVGGFLVDSLSWRYIFFLNVPFGIIACLMIAIYYKESIKPAKHHIDYLGATVFSLSTIALLYALLTGSSKQNWGDMTIIGLLIFAAISFIIFLFIEKKSPEPLIPLTLFSNRTLSTINILTLIAGAMIISITMYLPIWSQGVLGKNATEAGLILMPIPVMWTFGAIFSGNLVGKLKTKQIILLGASILSVATFLLFTLSTNSPSFLIYVAVGLFGLGMGLVTPIYMVTIQAAVPAHTRGTAVGLNTFINTFSQTLGAAIFGTIFNTMIHARGIKNLDLVSGGHGGTTANVVTESQSALASSVHVIYMSTFVLAVCTLIIAWILLKPATQTSEQQ
- a CDS encoding ArsR/SmtB family transcription factor, whose translation is MSSSAAKYDVFQAIADPTRREVIRLLSDKELPISKITDHFPMSRTAVVKHLHILSEANLVSGRKSGREKIYRLHPEPLEELQQWLSYYERFWDNKLSMLKHIVENEE
- a CDS encoding NAD(P)/FAD-dependent oxidoreductase, translated to MHYDVIVIGGGPSGLMAAIGAAEEGANVLLLDKGNKLGRKLAISGGGRCNVTNRLPLDEIVKHIPGNGRFLYSAFSLFNNEDIITFFENLGVKLKEEDHGRMFPVSNKAQSVVDALLTRLKDLGVKIRTNTPVETIEYENGQTKAVVLLTGEVLETNHVVIAVGGKSVPQTGSTGDGYAWAEKAGHTITELFPTEVPILSNEPFIRDRSLQGLALRDINLSVLNPKGKAIISHKMDMLFTHFGLSGPAALRCSQFVVKALKKFKTNTIQMSIDALPEENSEQLFQRMLKQMKEDPKKGIKNVLKGYVPERYFLFLLEKNEIDGSEQAGQVSHEKIRALVKDFKEFTVNVNGTQSIEKAFVTGGGVSVKEINPKEMSSKFTNGLYFCGEVLDIHGYTGGYNITSALVTGRIAGTTAGENAKMQY